TTTCTACTATCTCGTCCGGATAATATGAGGACCGTTCATAATATTCATGTATTGGTACATACGTGTGACTTGAATGCACGGATCTGTCAAGTGGCTGCGGCACTGGAAGCGGCGGTGCTACCGTGACTGTTCTTCCGACTTCGCGAATTAGTTCAAATCCTGCGGAAGACACATTGGCTGGAACCCAAAGCGAAACCGCTGGCAAATCGGGTGCACCCGGTAGGTTGTAGGAACTTAACCCTCGACACGAAACATGTGACCAATACGAATTTGCGAGCAGAACCGTATCAATTTGAACACGAGGCACTGCAATGACTAGCAGCCATTCGTTCCTGCTGAGTTGACTCCAGGAAACGGTTTTCGCATCGGTGGATTGCACGGCCGAATTCACAACTGTTGGCAGCAGAGCGAATTGCAGTAGAAGAAAAAGTGCGACATTCCGTTTCAACATTACAACCTCAACCGACTTGATTCTGGTGTTCAACGTGTAATTAGCAAACGCCGAGCCCACAAATATAAAAGGCTCACAGCGGTTGCTGTAAGCCCTGGCGTTAATACCTGGCGTTTGGAATCAAGACAGTACTTCGACGTGAAAAGCCTGCTCACCCTTCGGCCCGGCCACTGCTTCATACTTTACTTTGTCGCCCGGTTCAAGTACGCGGTAGCCTCGGCCTTTGATTGAAGAATAGTGAACAAACACTTCAGCTCCGCTCGAAGATTCTATGAAACCAAAGCCCTTCTTCTGAGAGAACCATTTGACCACACCTGTGTCGGTCGTACTGTGAGTCTCAGTTGACTTCGCTCTAAACGAATTGATCATCGTTGATGTCTACCTCGGTAGCCAGTCCTTGGGAATCTCCGCGGCCTGACCTGTATAATGAAGCCTATAGTGGACATACCGAGCAGCCGTATCTAAGAGACTCTGCTGCTCATCCACACTCAAATCTCGCTTTTTCCGTGCGGGCACCCCCGCCCAGAGTTCACCTGCCGGAACTCTAGATCCTTCGAGAACGACCGCACCAGCGGCAATAAGGGATCGTTCTCCCACAATTGCAAGGTCAAGGACTCGGGCACCAATTCCGATCAGGCAACCGGATCGCAATGTACATCCATGCACTACCGCAGCATGCCCGATTGAAACCTCGTCTTCAACCAGAAGAGGAGCAGTCCCAATCGTTACATGGCAAACTGCTCCGTCTTGCACATTCGTACGATTTCCAATACGAATCCAGTTCACGTCTCCTCTTATTACCGCCCCGAACCAAATCGAAGACTCACTACCAATCTGAACATCACCAACAATGACTGATGTTGGCGATATCCAACTGTTCTCATGTATGACTGGATTTTTGCCCTGATAGGGCAGAATCAATGCCAATTCACCACCATACTATTTTCCCTGAATTGTCGAGTCCGGCCCATCGCGCGAACGAGCCGGACTCATTAGTCGGAACCGCAGTCATTCTGTCAATTCTTACGCCGACACGGACCAGAAGGTTTCCAGAAGACAGCGGATTTTTGTTTGAGTTTCGACCTACAATGTTGCAAGATTCCAGCCTGCAACATATGTGCAATAATTTCAATAATTTATTGCTAAAGAAATTGACTAAAGAAGTGGGTAGTGTGAGAATATACGCCAAAACAACCAACGCTTGTTTGAAATGTCCCCGCTGTTGTGTATCTTGAGCCAAGTGTCAAACAACTAACGTGTTTAAATGAGTCCTGTTATCAAGTTCTGGATCGCATCTACAATCACACTCTTTATCCTATCCTACTGGCCATTCCGTGAGTCTATGGTTCCTGGCGACACGTCTTCAGACTTGGTCCAGACGACTGAGGCTAAGCTGATAGATTACTTTTGCTTAGGTCAATCTTCTGGATCGGGTCGGGCTAGCAATCCAAAAGCTTGGGAAGAAGCGCTTGACATAAAGATCAAGATTCGGGAGTCTGCCGGGGAAGCTGCTGGAGACATAAAATTGCCACGAGAGCAATCTGACAAATTGACTGGTTTGACGAAGGGACAAGGAGTTTTCCATTCCGTGAACAGCGAGGACCATTTCGTCTATCGATCTGCCCAAGGGCGTGACTGGTATCTCGTGATCACCAAGTCAAACTCATCATTGCGTCAAGACTCGGGGAATACCGGTGAGCGCAAACCGAGTCCATTGGCATTGTCGATCGGGTTTGCCTTGATCGGCGGTGCAATCATGTCATTGTTGGCCCGGGTGGCGTTTCGACCACACCCTTCAAGCTGAAAAAACGCCTCGCACGACATCGATATGGCCGTGCGTCTGCACGGTCATCTTTTTTTGCAACCCAATGCAAATTCATATGCTCTAAGAAGTTGAGTCGTGCTCTTTTCCCATGAAAGATCTTCTTTCAACCTTCGCGATCCAAACTCGCCCATTTCTTTCCGCATGACCGGATTATCCAGCAAGTCGACAATCTTGCGGGCAAAGTCCTCCTCATCATTGTCAATTGCGTACACTGCGGCCTGACGGGCGGAAAACTCGGATTCGGTCAGTCTGAATGAAACGATAGGTTTTCCCATTGCCATGTATTCAAGAATCTTGTTCATGGTGCAATGTGTATTCAACGGGTTTATTGGGTCAGGTGCAACACAAACATCGGCAGAGGAAAGGACTTCGCGAACAGTCTCATTTGACACACGGCCGGCAAACTCAACAAAGTCCGTGATACCGAGCGACAATGCAAGGTCTTTCAGCACTTGAAGATTCTCGCCACCGCCCATCAACAAGAAATGGATATCTGTTCTTTTCCACTTCTGAGTGATAATGTGTATACTTCGTAACAGATAGTCAAGACCGTCTTGTGCGCCCATCGTGCCAAGGTACGCGGCAAGATATGACCGGCTGCGTCTGTAAGCAGGATTTGCGGGCAAAGGAGCGAATTTCTTCAGATCAGGTGAGCTTCGCACGACAAAAACTTGATTGTCAGACAGTTTACCCCGTTCAAGCGCGATTTTACGATAGGATTCGTTTGTGGACAACACGACATTTGCAGTCTTGTAAGTCCAGAACTCTAATTTCCGCAGTATTTTGAGAAGAATACCTCCGCGCGCGGGAAATTTGGACTCGAATGTTTCTGGAGACAAGTCGTGTTGATCGAACAGAAACTTCACTCCAAAGATCTTGAACGGAAGGGAAACAATGAAGAACAAGTCAGGCGGATTGCAGGCGTGAATAATTTCGAATCCCCGCCTGAAATACACGTAGCATGAGTAGACGAACGTCCAAAGCATTGCCCATGAGTACT
This sequence is a window from bacterium. Protein-coding genes within it:
- a CDS encoding cold shock domain-containing protein; its protein translation is MINSFRAKSTETHSTTDTGVVKWFSQKKGFGFIESSSGAEVFVHYSSIKGRGYRVLEPGDKVKYEAVAGPKGEQAFHVEVLS
- a CDS encoding gamma carbonic anhydrase family protein; translation: MALILPYQGKNPVIHENSWISPTSVIVGDVQIGSESSIWFGAVIRGDVNWIRIGNRTNVQDGAVCHVTIGTAPLLVEDEVSIGHAAVVHGCTLRSGCLIGIGARVLDLAIVGERSLIAAGAVVLEGSRVPAGELWAGVPARKKRDLSVDEQQSLLDTAARYVHYRLHYTGQAAEIPKDWLPR
- a CDS encoding glycosyltransferase family 4 protein → MAFAGKVLILVENLSVPFDRRVWQESLALARAGYQVSVICPQMVDKKAFEIIDGVFIYRYPMPYTANRAIGYLWEYSWAMLWTFVYSCYVYFRRGFEIIHACNPPDLFFIVSLPFKIFGVKFLFDQHDLSPETFESKFPARGGILLKILRKLEFWTYKTANVVLSTNESYRKIALERGKLSDNQVFVVRSSPDLKKFAPLPANPAYRRSRSYLAAYLGTMGAQDGLDYLLRSIHIITQKWKRTDIHFLLMGGGENLQVLKDLALSLGITDFVEFAGRVSNETVREVLSSADVCVAPDPINPLNTHCTMNKILEYMAMGKPIVSFRLTESEFSARQAAVYAIDNDEEDFARKIVDLLDNPVMRKEMGEFGSRRLKEDLSWEKSTTQLLRAYEFALGCKKR